Genomic window (Methanomassiliicoccales archaeon):
CAATTAAGAACCGAATTAAAGATAGCACTTGCTTTCGATATTGAAAAGAATCAGGCGCCAGATAACGAAATTGAGTAAGAGAATCGATGAAAACTCTTTTGGGTGTTACCTCTTCAATCTTTCTCACGATCGCCGAAGTAATAGGTTCTCTTTCTACCTCCGCTGGTGAGAAAATATCGTAAGTTTCAACCTCAGCAAAGTATTGAGGCGTAGGTGAGAGATCTAAGAAATGAACCCCCTGCGGGTCCAGCTCCAGTGCCAATGCATTCGCTTTTATTGACTCTGGATTTTCGGAGAGAGTAATGAATAGCGAACTTTCACCACGATTTGTGCCCTCAAGAAGAAACTGCATTCCGAGTGTTGTCTTCCCGACACCAGGTTCGCCTCTTATGAGATATGCCCTACCGGGTATTAGCCCGCCACCGAGAATATCGTCCAAACTAGGAATGCCGCATGAGATTCTCATTGAATACAAATAATGCGCACTCGATAATTAATGTTGTTCATTACCGCACTATCTTGCCATCACATCACAAATCATTTGTAATAATGAAATTAGGAAGCAGAAAGACCACGCAGAATAGAAAGAACGAATTCATCAACGCGCTTTTCCCAACCTTCTGTCAAAGGGCCTTTGAGCGTCGTTCCAGAAACAAAAAACATCATGTCAGCTACTTTCACTAATCCTTTACTCTTCAAAATCTCATCGATTTCTGGGATCGTTTTCCTCCATCGAGCCATTTCCTCGTCCGTAGGCATTTTCCCCGTTTTCCTATCGGGCACCGCCTCCCCGTGCGTCGCAAACACAGCATACTTTGCCCCTTGCGGTAACCTCGCTTTTTTGAGAAATCTGCGCATACTGCCGATGGGTCTTCCAATTCTCGTCGGTGAGCCGAATACGTAGAGGTCAGCGATAGGAATTACCTTAGGATTTGATTCTTTCACATGGTGAACATTAACCTGATGCCCATGATTACTCATCACATTCTTGAACTCCTCCGCCACTTTTTGGCCATTGCCAAATCTTGAAGCATGGAATAATTCAACAATCATATCATTATCATTAGATCAGGGACTATTTAAATGACCTTATGCACGACATTGAAAAAGATAGATTGAATGATAGAAAAGATTCCTTAGATGATTCCACCATTGATCAACATGTTTCTTATCGAGTTCCCCACACCCAATCATTAAAAAAAAGGAAAAAATATCACACGTTGAATGAAATTCTCTTAAACAAATCTTTTGTCTTATTTTTTGAGCAAGCATGCACTGAAAACCGCATAATGCAGTCACGCCTTTTTCAGATTAATAACAAAAATGGCGCCATGCGGTTTGTTCTCCCCCACTTGGATGCTCCCGCCATACCGATCGATCGTTTTCTTCGCCAGATACAGTCCTAGGCCAGAGCCACGATTGTTTCCATAACTTACACCCTCATCGAAAATCCGGTTCCTTATCGACTCTGGGATCCCAATACCATAGTCGATCACTTTGATTTCGCACGAGTTTTCATTAGTGTTAATAACGATATCAATTCTATCAGTCTTTCCATGAAGCACCGCGTTCCTGATGATGTTATCGAAAACTGACATGAGAGCGTCGTCAGCCATTACAATGCAGTCACCTTCGATATTGAATCTGATAGGATAGCTACAAACGAGCTTTTCAAGGACCTCACCAACCCTGATCGGCTTGAGCCCAAGACCAGAAAACGCGAACTGCTCGAGTTCCTTCATTCTCCTTATTAGCTCCGTGCTCTTCTTAACGGCCACTAGTGCATTAGTTATGAACTTTTCGTTTTTCATTTCCAGAAAGAGTTCGAGGGAACCGCCAATAACAGTCAATTCGTTCAGTAAGTCATGCCTCATCGTTCTAT
Coding sequences:
- a CDS encoding PAS domain-containing sensor histidine kinase — protein: EIAKVALSHQFLISKKDQDWVVLEMARSSNKRSSLLEIQQTFESLLSNLSGVVYRCRDDPKWTMEFIGNACAALTGYTPSDIVMNARISYGDIIHPEDRSFVWDEVQKALKEHRPFTIEYRIVTSRGEEKWVWEHGQGIYSDSGEAVAIEGFIMDITSRKRAEGAIRQLNDILKVINRTMRHDLLNELTVIGGSLELFLEMKNEKFITNALVAVKKSTELIRRMKELEQFAFSGLGLKPIRVGEVLEKLVCSYPIRFNIEGDCIVMADDALMSVFDNIIRNAVLHGKTDRIDIVINTNENSCEIKVIDYGIGIPESIRNRIFDEGVSYGNNRGSGLGLYLAKKTIDRYGGSIQVGENKPHGAIFVINLKKA